A region from the Rufibacter sp. DG15C genome encodes:
- the rplC gene encoding 50S ribosomal protein L3 — translation MPGIIGKKIGMTSLFTPEGKSVACTLIQAGPCVVTQVKTQEVDGYTAIQLGYGEKKVKRTSKALAGHFQKANTTAKKKLVEFRLDDVASYSLGDEVNVGSFEEGEFVDVVGTSKGKGFQGVVKRYNFAGVGGQTHGQHNRARHPGSIGACSWPSRVFKGMRMAGRMGGDRVKIQNLRVLRILPEQNVLVVSGSVPGAKNSFIVVEK, via the coding sequence ATGCCTGGAATTATCGGTAAGAAAATCGGAATGACAAGCCTCTTCACACCTGAGGGTAAGAGCGTGGCCTGTACTTTGATTCAAGCAGGACCATGCGTTGTGACCCAGGTCAAAACGCAGGAAGTGGATGGCTACACAGCTATCCAGCTTGGATACGGAGAGAAGAAAGTTAAAAGAACAAGCAAAGCGCTTGCTGGCCACTTCCAAAAAGCTAACACAACTGCTAAGAAAAAGCTAGTTGAATTTAGATTAGACGACGTAGCTTCTTATTCTTTAGGAGACGAAGTAAACGTTGGTTCATTTGAAGAAGGTGAATTTGTAGATGTAGTAGGTACCTCTAAAGGTAAAGGTTTCCAAGGCGTTGTAAAACGTTACAACTTTGCCGGTGTTGGTGGACAGACTCACGGTCAGCACAACAGAGCAAGACACCCTGGTTCAATTGGTGCCTGTTCATGGCCATCCAGAGTATTCAAAGGAATGCGTATGGCTGGTAGAATGGGTGGTGACAGAGTTAAAATCCAAAACCTTCGTGTGCTTAGAATTTTGCCAGAACAAAACGTTTTGGTGGTAAGTGGTTCTGTGCCTGGTGCTAAAAATTCATTTATCGTAGTTGAGAAATAA
- the rplD gene encoding 50S ribosomal protein L4, which translates to MEISVFNSKGQDTGRKVTLPESVFGVEPNEHAMYLDVKQYLANQRQGTHKSKERAEIAGSTKKIKKQKGTGGARAGSLKSPVFVGGGRVFGPKPRNYSFKLNKKLKAVARLSALSTLAKGDRVVMLDNLVIDTPRTKDFIAILNGLNLTAKKTLVITNEVNTNAVLSSRNVPKVKIATASGLTTYDLLNADRVICLEESLSVLEELYATK; encoded by the coding sequence ATGGAGATATCAGTTTTCAATAGTAAAGGCCAAGATACAGGAAGAAAAGTAACGCTTCCAGAGTCTGTGTTCGGTGTTGAGCCGAATGAGCATGCCATGTATCTGGATGTAAAGCAATACTTGGCTAACCAACGTCAAGGAACGCACAAGTCAAAAGAGCGTGCTGAAATTGCTGGATCTACTAAAAAGATCAAAAAGCAAAAAGGTACAGGTGGAGCCAGAGCTGGTTCATTGAAGTCTCCAGTGTTTGTAGGTGGTGGCCGTGTATTCGGACCTAAGCCAAGAAACTATAGCTTCAAGCTGAATAAGAAGTTGAAAGCAGTGGCAAGATTGTCAGCCTTGTCAACTTTGGCGAAAGGTGATAGAGTTGTCATGTTGGACAACTTGGTGATTGACACTCCTAGAACAAAGGATTTCATTGCTATTTTGAATGGCTTGAACCTAACTGCCAAGAAAACGCTTGTGATCACTAATGAAGTGAACACCAATGCAGTATTGTCTAGCAGAAATGTTCCTAAAGTGAAGATTGCTACCGCTTCAGGTTTAACAACCTATGATTTGTTAAATGCTGATAGAGTAATTTGTTTAGAAGAGTCTCTT